From a single Candidatus Schekmanbacteria bacterium genomic region:
- a CDS encoding HAMP domain-containing protein, whose amino-acid sequence MKISDLKRRFYNSLSFKLTLLMGITLLLVFVFSTSIIVKFYFAEAKSKILSTASFVAMLINNNLRHDMLINDREGINNFFNDISKLEDLVNASIMDDQGIIKFSTKKNAIGMKISIDVLRQYTNTKEHFEYKHTEGESVWSNFYEIRGTPECYQCHNRSKKIIGYLSVDFSSKKIDEMVAREKYVMIITAFVSMGFISFALFLFNHYFVYKPVKKLHRLIEGVKAGNLDVKERFDRRDEIGGLGRDFNLMVKELKDARISLEENQKKILAQSEKLASLGQLASGIAHEIQNPLAGISGALRVIHSEYLSQHTDQELKDIIDKILSQIDRLSKTTKDILSFARPSVPMFVPTNINSVIEKSLFFARQNAKNNGVDIREELSNDIPETKADSELLKQVFLNIMLNGIQSMPEGGTLTVSSDMGDGGVSIVVSVSDTGCGIPKDKLKNIFNPFFTTKHQGTGLGLYIVKDIVDSHNGRIEVESNNSKGSIFKVYIPVIQDLS is encoded by the coding sequence ATGAAAATTAGCGATTTAAAAAGAAGATTTTACAATTCACTTTCTTTCAAGCTGACCCTTCTGATGGGTATAACTCTCCTTTTAGTTTTTGTTTTCTCAACATCAATAATCGTTAAATTTTATTTTGCCGAGGCAAAAAGCAAGATTCTCAGCACAGCATCTTTTGTGGCAATGCTTATTAATAATAATCTTCGCCATGACATGCTGATCAATGACCGCGAAGGCATAAATAATTTTTTCAATGATATTTCTAAGCTGGAGGATCTTGTCAATGCAAGCATCATGGATGATCAGGGTATAATAAAATTTTCAACTAAGAAGAATGCCATAGGCATGAAAATAAGTATTGATGTTTTGCGGCAATACACTAACACCAAAGAGCATTTTGAATATAAACACACAGAAGGCGAGAGCGTCTGGTCAAATTTCTATGAAATTAGGGGAACACCTGAATGTTACCAGTGCCACAATAGATCAAAAAAAATAATCGGTTATCTTTCAGTTGATTTCTCAAGCAAGAAGATTGATGAAATGGTCGCCCGTGAAAAATATGTTATGATCATCACCGCTTTTGTCTCTATGGGTTTCATATCTTTTGCCCTCTTTTTATTCAATCATTATTTTGTTTATAAGCCCGTTAAAAAGCTTCACCGCCTTATTGAGGGAGTCAAAGCTGGTAATCTTGATGTAAAAGAGCGTTTTGACAGAAGGGATGAGATAGGAGGGCTTGGAAGAGACTTCAATCTGATGGTAAAAGAGTTAAAAGATGCGCGGATAAGTCTTGAAGAAAATCAGAAGAAAATTCTTGCCCAGTCTGAAAAGCTCGCCTCTCTTGGCCAGCTTGCATCAGGAATAGCCCATGAGATCCAGAACCCGCTTGCCGGTATTTCAGGGGCATTGCGCGTAATCCACTCTGAGTATTTATCACAACATACTGATCAGGAGCTGAAAGACATAATTGATAAAATCCTTTCCCAAATCGACCGTCTGTCAAAAACAACAAAAGATATCCTTAGTTTTGCCAGACCTTCGGTACCGATGTTTGTACCTACAAATATTAACAGCGTTATAGAGAAAAGTCTTTTTTTCGCAAGACAGAATGCAAAAAATAATGGTGTGGATATAAGGGAGGAACTCAGTAATGACATTCCTGAGACAAAGGCTGATTCTGAACTTTTAAAGCAGGTTTTTCTGAATATAATGCTGAATGGAATTCAATCCATGCCTGAAGGGGGTACCCTAACTGTGTCATCAGATATGGGAGATGGGGGAGTCAGTATAGTTGTATCTGTTTCTGATACAGGCTGCGGGATTCCAAAGGATAAACTTAAGAATATATTTAATCCGTTTTTTACAACTAAGCACCAGGGGACGGGGCTGGGTTTGTATATCGTTAAGGACATAGTTGACAGCCATAACGGCAGGATTGAAGTTGAAAGCAATAACAGCAAAGGGAGTATATTCAAAGTGTATATTCCTGTTATACAGGATTTATCATAA